One region of Enterobacter ludwigii genomic DNA includes:
- a CDS encoding LysR family transcriptional regulator, which produces MDKLRSMETFIAVVESGSFTGAAARLEMSAVMVGKYIALLESQLGTRLLERNTRRQSLTDAGRVYFDEAKRVLEQVAIAESAVERLRATPAGTLRVTAPTSFGGCMIAPLTATFLQRYPEVRVELDLTNRMVDLVQEGVDLAIRIGDIRNDDLVAKYLCPYRMVICAAPDYLAHYGTPQTPADLVDHLCLSHSVWTARNEWRLPGVEGEVRWKRDAILRCNDGYGLRMAARAGAGLLLQPEVLVAEELESGRLVRVLEDYIPEPRPVHLLWRQDLRPLPKLTEFIAHILLRLGTI; this is translated from the coding sequence ATGGATAAGCTTCGCAGCATGGAGACCTTTATTGCCGTGGTAGAAAGCGGCAGTTTCACCGGTGCGGCGGCACGGCTGGAGATGTCGGCGGTGATGGTGGGGAAGTATATTGCGTTGCTGGAGTCTCAACTTGGTACGCGTCTTCTGGAGCGTAATACGCGACGCCAGAGCCTGACCGACGCCGGACGAGTCTATTTCGACGAGGCGAAGCGGGTACTGGAGCAGGTTGCCATCGCCGAAAGCGCGGTCGAGCGACTGCGCGCAACACCTGCTGGCACGCTGCGGGTAACGGCCCCCACGTCCTTTGGCGGCTGCATGATTGCACCGCTCACCGCCACCTTTTTGCAACGCTACCCGGAAGTGCGCGTGGAGCTGGATCTGACCAATCGGATGGTGGATCTGGTGCAGGAGGGCGTCGATCTGGCCATCCGCATTGGCGACATTCGCAACGACGACCTGGTCGCGAAATACCTCTGTCCTTATCGAATGGTGATCTGCGCCGCGCCTGATTATCTGGCGCACTACGGCACGCCACAAACGCCTGCCGATCTGGTGGATCATCTTTGCCTGTCCCACAGCGTGTGGACTGCACGCAATGAATGGCGGCTGCCGGGTGTCGAAGGGGAGGTGCGCTGGAAGCGTGATGCCATCCTAAGATGCAACGACGGCTACGGGCTGCGGATGGCCGCAAGAGCCGGGGCGGGGCTGTTATTACAACCGGAAGTGCTGGTCGCGGAAGAGCTGGAAAGTGGTCGGCTGGTGCGGGTGCTGGAGGATTACATTCCAGAGCCAAGACCGGTGCATTTGTTGTGGCGTCAGGATTTACGACCGCTCCCTAAGCTAACAGAATTTATCGCCCATATTCTGCTAAGATTGGGCACAATATAA
- a CDS encoding PLP-dependent aminotransferase family protein gives MSVNKLASSAQGLQSSAIRELLKHSKMAGVISLGGGIPNPTLFDHEGLKMAADAVLSQHFGEAFQYGLTEGVPGLREEIQRICEGRGIRCKADDVVVTSGSQQSLDVLARALINPGDTVVVERPTYLAALQVFGLAQANFESVGTDADGMKVDELETLVANKPIKAVYIVPTFGNPGGVTLSEPRRKQLVELSKRYDFVIIEDDPYSEINYTDEVFRPLIAHAKDIGNEENVVYTSTFSKILAPGTRVGWVLVPEWLKRAVVNLKQTTDLHTSTLSQLMTYEYLKTGRLADQIKMIREAYRQKYQTFATELEAELGDVMSFHKPKGGMFLWATMKNGSNTTRWLEKTLSNGVVFVPGEFFYCNEPDHSTLRMSFVTPTDEELKEAVQRLKKSL, from the coding sequence ATGTCTGTGAATAAACTCGCCAGCAGCGCGCAGGGCCTGCAATCATCTGCCATCCGTGAATTATTAAAACATAGCAAAATGGCAGGGGTCATTTCGCTGGGCGGCGGTATTCCTAACCCTACATTGTTCGATCATGAAGGCCTAAAAATGGCCGCTGATGCCGTATTATCCCAGCATTTTGGCGAAGCTTTCCAGTACGGTCTGACCGAAGGTGTTCCTGGGCTACGGGAAGAAATTCAGCGCATCTGTGAAGGGCGTGGGATCCGCTGTAAGGCGGATGATGTGGTCGTGACCTCTGGTTCACAGCAATCACTTGACGTGCTGGCGCGTGCATTAATTAACCCTGGCGATACCGTCGTCGTCGAGCGTCCAACCTATCTTGCCGCGCTGCAGGTATTTGGCCTGGCGCAGGCGAATTTTGAATCCGTGGGTACCGATGCTGACGGAATGAAAGTGGATGAGCTCGAAACGCTGGTGGCCAATAAACCCATTAAAGCGGTTTATATTGTGCCGACATTTGGTAACCCGGGTGGGGTAACCCTTTCTGAACCGCGTCGTAAACAGCTGGTGGAATTATCGAAGCGTTATGACTTCGTGATTATTGAAGACGATCCGTACAGCGAAATTAATTACACCGATGAAGTTTTCCGCCCGTTAATTGCCCACGCCAAAGATATCGGTAACGAAGAGAACGTGGTGTATACCTCAACCTTCTCTAAAATTCTTGCGCCAGGCACCCGCGTGGGCTGGGTGCTGGTACCGGAGTGGCTGAAGCGCGCGGTGGTGAATCTCAAGCAAACCACCGATCTGCACACCAGCACGCTGTCGCAGCTGATGACGTACGAATACCTGAAAACCGGTCGTCTGGCCGATCAGATTAAAATGATCCGCGAAGCCTATCGCCAGAAATACCAGACGTTCGCAACAGAACTGGAAGCCGAGCTGGGTGATGTGATGTCATTCCACAAGCCGAAGGGCGGCATGTTCCTGTGGGCGACTATGAAAAATGGGAGTAATACCACTCGCTGGCTGGAAAAAACGTTAAGTAACGGCGTAGTATTTGTTCCGGGCGAATTTTTCTACTGCAATGAGCCAGACCATTCGACGCTGCGTATGTCGTTTGTCACGCCAACGGATGAAGAGCTGAAAGAGGCGGTTCAACGCCTGAAAAAATCGCTGTAA
- a CDS encoding type I secretion system permease/ATPase has protein sequence MKQREIPQGETMTDEALAHWAQAFGFVATRYRVACSPGALIAGAPWLKGKPMVPALTQLAREAGLSFQLLTDDRQAINSWRLPVVVAMNDGRIGVIEHYDGEDTLEVSFFDDETHTNRLSMTAMLPAIRHVIALRPLAALKDSRVDAYISKYRPDWLYRLVMRDLRPYSWVMLAALFINVLSLSGIVFSMQVYDRVIPAQSYPTLYVLTIGVLIATLFGFVLRVARGHIMDLLGKRSDMRVSDRVFGHALRLRNSAIPRSTGSFISQLRELEQIREMVTSSTISTIVDLPFFLLFVVVLAIIAPQLAWIAPVAAVIMVLPGLLLQKKLAELAKQSAHESTLRNAVLVESVQGLEDIKLMQAENRFLQQWNSYIQITAESGLRTRELTQNLISWGMTIQSLVYAGVIVVGAPMVIDGTLTTGSVVAASMLASRMIAPMATLCGVLARWQQVKAAKEGLDSIMQLPTENQREETPIRQDVLRGHYLFEQAQFRYQPDDPRMALRINRLEIRPGEKVAILGRNGAGKSTLLQAMAGGMDLAAGELRLDNFSLPHLDVADVRRNVGFMTQNARLFYGTLRENITLGMPRATDEEIFEALELTGAAGFVQKLPKGLDYPIMENGVGLSGGQRQSILLARMLLRDPNIVLMDEPTASLDEHTEREFIQRLGDWLGHRTLIVATHRVPVLELVERVVVLKEGMLVMDAPKAQALSNSRMQQQQAATGREWKNENQSA, from the coding sequence ATGAAGCAACGCGAAATCCCGCAGGGTGAAACGATGACGGATGAGGCGCTGGCGCATTGGGCGCAGGCCTTTGGTTTTGTCGCCACGCGCTACCGTGTCGCCTGCTCTCCCGGCGCGCTGATCGCAGGCGCACCGTGGCTGAAAGGCAAACCGATGGTACCCGCCCTCACCCAGTTGGCCCGTGAGGCAGGGCTGTCGTTTCAGCTCCTTACCGACGATCGGCAGGCGATCAACAGCTGGCGTCTGCCGGTGGTGGTGGCAATGAATGACGGCAGGATCGGGGTGATCGAGCATTACGACGGCGAAGATACCCTGGAGGTCAGCTTTTTCGACGATGAGACCCACACCAACCGGCTGTCGATGACCGCAATGCTGCCCGCTATCCGCCACGTCATTGCCCTGCGTCCCCTTGCGGCGCTGAAGGACAGCCGCGTGGATGCCTATATCTCAAAATACCGTCCGGACTGGCTCTACCGGCTGGTGATGCGCGACTTGCGCCCCTACAGCTGGGTGATGCTGGCAGCCCTCTTTATCAACGTGCTGTCGCTTTCCGGGATCGTCTTTTCCATGCAGGTCTACGACCGGGTGATCCCCGCCCAGTCCTACCCGACGCTTTACGTCCTGACGATTGGGGTGTTGATCGCCACGCTGTTTGGCTTTGTGCTGCGCGTGGCGCGCGGACACATTATGGATCTGCTGGGTAAGCGCTCGGATATGCGCGTCTCGGATCGCGTATTCGGCCACGCCCTGCGCCTGCGCAACAGCGCGATCCCCCGCTCCACCGGCAGTTTTATCTCTCAACTGCGCGAGCTGGAGCAGATCCGCGAGATGGTGACCTCCTCCACCATTTCCACGATTGTCGACCTGCCATTTTTCCTATTGTTTGTAGTGGTGCTGGCGATCATCGCCCCGCAGCTGGCGTGGATCGCGCCGGTGGCGGCGGTGATCATGGTCCTGCCCGGCCTGCTGCTGCAGAAGAAGCTGGCGGAGCTGGCGAAACAGTCGGCCCATGAATCGACCCTGCGCAATGCCGTGCTGGTAGAGAGCGTGCAGGGGCTGGAGGACATCAAGCTGATGCAGGCGGAAAACCGCTTTTTGCAGCAGTGGAACAGCTATATCCAGATCACCGCGGAATCCGGCCTGCGAACCCGCGAACTGACGCAGAACCTGATCAGCTGGGGGATGACGATTCAGAGCCTGGTCTACGCTGGCGTGATTGTGGTCGGCGCGCCGATGGTGATCGACGGCACCCTGACCACCGGTTCCGTGGTTGCGGCGTCTATGCTGGCCTCCCGCATGATTGCCCCCATGGCGACGCTGTGCGGCGTGCTGGCCCGCTGGCAGCAGGTTAAAGCGGCAAAAGAGGGGCTGGACAGCATCATGCAGCTTCCCACCGAAAATCAGCGCGAAGAGACGCCGATCCGCCAGGACGTGTTGCGCGGTCACTATCTCTTCGAGCAGGCGCAGTTCCGCTATCAGCCGGACGATCCGCGCATGGCGCTGCGCATTAACCGGCTGGAGATCCGCCCGGGTGAGAAAGTGGCGATCCTCGGGCGCAACGGCGCGGGCAAATCGACCCTGCTGCAGGCCATGGCGGGAGGGATGGATCTGGCGGCCGGCGAGCTGCGGCTTGATAACTTCAGCCTGCCGCATCTCGACGTCGCTGACGTCCGGCGCAACGTCGGCTTTATGACCCAGAACGCGCGGTTGTTTTACGGCACCCTGCGCGAAAACATCACCCTTGGCATGCCGCGCGCCACCGACGAAGAGATTTTCGAGGCGCTGGAGCTGACCGGCGCGGCCGGATTCGTGCAGAAGCTGCCCAAGGGGCTGGACTACCCGATCATGGAAAACGGCGTGGGATTATCCGGCGGACAACGCCAGTCGATTCTGCTGGCGCGGATGCTCCTGCGCGATCCGAATATTGTGCTGATGGATGAACCCACCGCGTCGCTGGACGAGCACACCGAGCGGGAATTTATCCAGCGTCTGGGGGACTGGCTCGGGCACCGCACCCTGATTGTCGCCACACACCGCGTACCGGTGCTGGAACTGGTAGAGCGGGTGGTGGTGCTCAAAGAGGGAATGCTGGTGATGGACGCGCCAAAAGCGCAGGCGCTGAGCAACAGCCGCATGCAGCAGCAGCAGGCAGCAACCGGACGGGAGTGGAAAAATGAAAATCAGTCAGCGTGA
- a CDS encoding TolC family outer membrane protein: MGMKMPYWWLSCCLISVPALSANPAATINTGQLRETQELPSLNGRVAPVAGKAAPGSLQLGEAVNRAVTWHPAISEAVGKLYQQSEEVDVAKSKYYPQINAGVDNGYSHDGDQNGFTPSMVLSLSQMLYDFGKVASQVRAESAGVAQQQANVLVSIDTIAHDTAVAMVQVQTWQQMVETAKEQLEALSSIGTLTRQRNDEGATSLSDVVQTDARIEGARAQLMQYQASLDSARATLMSFLGWNSLNDISNDFPQKLGRSCDIAEPDDRLVPAVLAAWAQANVAQANLDYADAQMTPTVSLEPEVRHYMNDRYAGSETRDRTQYSAWVKVQMPLYQGGGLTARRNAAGHAVEAAQSTIQRTRLDVRQKLLEARSQVMSLQSTLQIQGRQEALSARTRELYQQQYLDLGSRPLLDVLNAEQEVYQARFTQQQTLGQLHQLQLNCLYNTGQLRHAFDLDNRTIQTVEIQP, translated from the coding sequence ATGGGAATGAAGATGCCTTACTGGTGGCTCTCGTGCTGCCTGATATCTGTGCCCGCTCTCAGCGCGAACCCGGCGGCGACCATCAATACCGGACAACTCCGCGAAACGCAGGAACTCCCCTCACTCAATGGTCGCGTGGCCCCTGTGGCCGGTAAAGCCGCGCCCGGTTCATTGCAGCTTGGCGAAGCCGTCAACCGTGCCGTCACCTGGCACCCGGCCATCAGCGAGGCCGTGGGGAAACTCTACCAGCAGAGCGAAGAGGTGGACGTTGCTAAATCAAAATACTATCCGCAGATAAATGCCGGCGTGGACAACGGTTATTCCCATGACGGCGACCAGAACGGCTTTACGCCGTCGATGGTGCTCTCCCTCTCACAAATGCTTTACGATTTTGGCAAGGTAGCAAGTCAGGTGCGCGCCGAAAGCGCTGGCGTGGCCCAGCAGCAGGCCAACGTGTTGGTCAGCATCGACACCATCGCCCACGATACCGCTGTCGCCATGGTGCAGGTACAAACCTGGCAGCAGATGGTTGAGACCGCGAAAGAGCAGCTTGAGGCTCTCTCCTCCATTGGCACACTGACCCGCCAGCGTAACGACGAAGGGGCCACGTCGCTCTCTGACGTCGTACAGACCGATGCGCGTATTGAAGGCGCTCGCGCCCAGTTGATGCAGTATCAGGCCAGTCTCGACAGCGCCCGCGCCACGCTGATGAGTTTTCTCGGCTGGAACAGCCTGAACGATATCAGCAATGATTTTCCGCAAAAGCTGGGGCGGAGCTGCGATATCGCCGAGCCGGACGACCGTCTGGTTCCCGCGGTACTTGCCGCATGGGCACAGGCTAACGTCGCCCAGGCAAACCTTGACTACGCCGACGCGCAAATGACGCCGACTGTCTCGCTGGAGCCAGAAGTGCGCCATTATATGAACGATCGCTATGCGGGGAGCGAAACGCGGGATCGTACCCAGTATTCCGCGTGGGTGAAGGTGCAGATGCCGCTCTATCAGGGCGGCGGCCTCACCGCCCGGCGTAACGCTGCCGGACACGCCGTTGAAGCGGCGCAATCCACCATTCAGCGCACGCGTCTTGACGTCCGCCAGAAACTGCTGGAAGCCCGCAGCCAGGTGATGAGCCTGCAAAGCACGCTGCAAATTCAGGGCCGCCAGGAGGCGCTCAGCGCCCGCACCCGCGAGCTGTACCAGCAGCAATATCTCGATCTCGGCTCGCGCCCGCTGCTCGACGTACTCAACGCCGAGCAGGAGGTCTATCAGGCCCGCTTCACCCAGCAGCAAACCCTTGGTCAGCTGCACCAGCTGCAGCTCAACTGCCTGTATAACACCGGGCAATTGCGTCACGCGTTCGATCTTGATAACCGCACCATCCAGACCGTGGAGATCCAGCCATGA
- a CDS encoding amidohydrolase family protein, translating into MSENKSRREFISQSGKMVTACALFGATGSVAYAADTAKPTCETGKPMSITAKHYYLDNVLLEAGFNFDGGVATSTRTELKTLEIKDGKIVTLRDNKSHADATLPHYDAGSKLMLPAMRDMHIHLDKTFYGGPWRSLNRPAGTTIQDMIRLEQKLLPELQPYTQERAEKLIDLIQSKGSTIARSHCNIEPVSGLKNLENLQAVLARRKPGFDCEIVAFPQHGLLLSNSEKLMREAMQAGAHYVGGLDPTNVDGAMEKSLDTMFQIALDYDKGVDIHLHETSPAGVAAVNYMVETVEKTPELKGKLTISHAFALATLNEQQVDEIATRMAAQQVTIASTVPIGTLHMPLKQLRDKGVFVMTGTDSVIDHWSPYGLGDMLEKANLYAQLYIRPNEQTLSRALGIATGDVLPLNDKGERVWPKAQDDASFVLVDASCSAEAVARISPRTATFHNGNLVWGVVG; encoded by the coding sequence ATGAGTGAAAACAAAAGCCGACGCGAGTTTATCAGCCAGAGCGGCAAAATGGTCACCGCCTGCGCACTGTTTGGTGCGACCGGATCTGTCGCGTATGCTGCGGATACTGCGAAGCCAACCTGCGAGACGGGCAAACCGATGAGCATCACCGCAAAACACTATTATCTGGATAACGTCCTGCTGGAAGCCGGGTTCAATTTCGACGGCGGCGTGGCGACCAGCACCCGCACCGAGCTGAAAACGCTGGAGATTAAAGACGGGAAGATCGTCACCCTGCGGGATAACAAAAGCCACGCTGATGCCACGCTGCCGCACTACGATGCGGGCAGTAAACTGATGCTGCCGGCGATGCGCGACATGCACATCCATCTCGATAAAACCTTCTATGGCGGCCCGTGGCGCTCCCTGAACCGCCCGGCGGGCACCACGATTCAGGACATGATCCGCCTTGAGCAGAAGCTGCTGCCGGAATTACAGCCCTACACCCAGGAGCGCGCGGAAAAGCTGATCGACCTGATCCAGTCCAAAGGGTCCACCATCGCCCGCAGCCACTGCAATATTGAGCCGGTTTCCGGCCTGAAAAACCTGGAAAATTTACAGGCGGTACTGGCGCGTCGTAAGCCCGGTTTCGACTGCGAAATCGTCGCCTTCCCGCAGCACGGCCTGCTGCTATCGAACTCTGAAAAACTGATGCGTGAGGCGATGCAGGCCGGCGCGCACTACGTGGGTGGACTCGATCCCACCAACGTGGATGGCGCGATGGAGAAATCCCTCGACACCATGTTCCAGATTGCGCTGGACTACGACAAAGGAGTGGACATTCACCTGCACGAAACCAGCCCGGCGGGTGTGGCAGCGGTGAATTACATGGTGGAAACCGTGGAGAAAACGCCAGAGCTGAAGGGCAAACTGACCATCAGCCATGCTTTCGCGCTGGCCACGCTCAACGAACAGCAGGTGGATGAGATCGCCACCCGCATGGCAGCACAGCAGGTAACCATCGCCTCTACCGTGCCGATTGGCACTCTACATATGCCGCTAAAGCAGTTGCGGGATAAAGGCGTGTTTGTGATGACGGGTACCGACAGCGTAATCGACCACTGGTCTCCGTATGGCCTGGGGGACATGCTGGAAAAAGCCAACCTGTACGCTCAGCTTTATATTCGACCAAACGAGCAGACGCTCTCCCGCGCGCTCGGTATCGCCACCGGCGACGTGCTGCCGCTGAACGACAAAGGCGAGCGCGTGTGGCCGAAAGCGCAGGACGACGCCAGTTTTGTGCTGGTAGACGCTTCCTGCTCCGCCGAAGCCGTGGCGCGTATTTCCCCGCGCACCGCGACGTTCCATAATGGCAACCTCGTTTGGGGCGTTGTGGGTTGA
- a CDS encoding type II toxin-antitoxin system RelE/ParE family toxin, with amino-acid sequence MINHFRDQWLEDFFLYGRSSNVIPSNLETALARKLDIINAATSHRDLRSPPGNMYEALNPPLKGYSSIRVNRQYRLVFLWTKGKADDLYLSPHRYTQHK; translated from the coding sequence ATGATTAATCATTTTCGGGATCAATGGCTTGAGGATTTTTTTCTTTACGGTAGATCGAGCAATGTTATTCCTTCAAATCTGGAGACAGCGCTTGCGAGAAAGCTCGACATCATCAACGCAGCTACTTCTCACCGGGATTTGCGATCGCCACCGGGCAATATGTATGAAGCATTGAATCCTCCTCTGAAGGGATATTCCTCAATCCGGGTAAACAGGCAATACAGGCTTGTATTTCTCTGGACAAAGGGTAAAGCAGACGATCTCTACCTCTCTCCACACAGGTACACGCAACACAAGTGA
- a CDS encoding class I SAM-dependent methyltransferase, producing the protein MAQNIYDNPAFFEGYAQLPRSVQGLDGAPEWPALKNMLPDLTGKSIVDLGCGYGWFCRAARELGASEVTGVDISEKMLARAAELTHDDGIRYQRSDLESLKLNENSLDLIYSSLALHYLPELDTLFANVQRALKPGGSLVFSMEHPIYTCATRQGWLTDDNGERFWGVNHYQDEGQRVSNWLADGVIKYHRTLGTTLNALIKAGLTLSEINEWGPTQAQIDAWPALAEEAERPMLVLISARKGQ; encoded by the coding sequence ATGGCACAAAACATCTACGACAACCCGGCGTTTTTCGAGGGCTACGCCCAGCTTCCGCGCTCGGTGCAGGGTCTGGACGGCGCGCCGGAGTGGCCCGCGCTGAAAAACATGCTGCCCGACCTAACCGGTAAATCGATTGTCGATCTCGGCTGTGGCTACGGCTGGTTCTGCCGCGCCGCGCGTGAACTGGGCGCGTCTGAAGTGACCGGCGTGGATATCTCGGAAAAGATGCTCGCCCGTGCGGCGGAGTTGACCCACGATGACGGGATTCGCTATCAACGCAGCGATCTGGAATCTCTTAAGCTCAACGAGAACAGCCTCGATCTGATCTACAGCTCGCTGGCGCTACACTACCTGCCGGAGTTGGACACGCTATTCGCCAACGTTCAGCGCGCGCTCAAACCCGGCGGCAGCCTGGTCTTTTCGATGGAACACCCGATTTACACCTGCGCTACGCGTCAGGGCTGGCTGACCGACGATAACGGAGAGCGGTTCTGGGGTGTGAACCATTATCAGGACGAAGGCCAGCGCGTCAGCAACTGGCTGGCAGACGGGGTGATCAAATACCACCGCACGCTGGGCACCACGCTTAACGCGTTGATCAAGGCCGGATTAACTCTGAGCGAAATCAACGAATGGGGGCCAACGCAGGCTCAAATTGACGCCTGGCCTGCACTGGCCGAAGAGGCGGAACGTCCGATGCTGGTACTCATTTCCGCCCGAAAGGGTCAATAA
- the nudI gene encoding nucleoside triphosphatase NudI translates to MRQRTIVCPIIQNDGAYLLCKMADDRGVFPGQWALSGGGMEPGETMEQALRREIREELGDALDIVSVTPWAFRDDIRVKTYPDGTTEEIYMIYLIFDCLSANRAVTFNDEFQEIAWVSPESLKELDLNEATRITFAQKGLL, encoded by the coding sequence ATGCGCCAACGAACCATTGTCTGCCCCATCATCCAGAACGACGGGGCCTATCTGCTGTGCAAAATGGCCGACGATCGCGGCGTGTTCCCCGGTCAGTGGGCTCTCTCCGGTGGCGGAATGGAGCCAGGCGAAACCATGGAGCAGGCGTTGCGTCGTGAGATCCGTGAAGAGCTGGGCGACGCACTGGACATCGTCTCGGTCACGCCATGGGCTTTTCGCGATGACATCAGGGTGAAAACCTACCCCGATGGCACCACTGAGGAGATTTATATGATCTATCTGATCTTTGACTGCCTCAGCGCCAACCGGGCAGTCACTTTTAATGACGAGTTTCAGGAGATCGCCTGGGTTAGTCCGGAATCGTTAAAAGAGCTTGATCTCAATGAAGCCACGCGCATTACTTTCGCGCAGAAAGGCCTGCTGTAA
- a CDS encoding HlyD family efflux transporter periplasmic adaptor subunit, which yields MNDLDNALDSESGYTGARRIVIFSLLMFVVLGVWAWFGVLDEVSTGSGKVIPSSREQVLQSLDGGILTELNVHEGDQVQAGQVLARLDPTRSESNVGESAARYRASLASSARLYAEVNDLPLKFPPSLAKWPDLIADETRLYNSRRAQLDDTQRELRAALDLANKELAITQRLVKTGAASHVEVLRLQRQKSDLELKLTDVRSQYYVQAREALSKANAEVDMVSAILKGRQDSVTRLTVKSPVRGIVKNIKVTTIGGVIPPNGELMEIVPVDDHLLIETRLSPRDIAFIHPNQEALVKITAYDYAIYGGLHGVVETISPDTIQDEAKPEVFYYRVFIRTSQDYLVNKAGRHFSIVPGMIATVDIKTGEKTVLDYLIKPFNRAKEALRER from the coding sequence ATGAACGATCTGGATAACGCCCTCGACTCCGAAAGCGGCTACACCGGTGCGCGACGGATCGTGATCTTCTCGCTGCTGATGTTTGTGGTGCTGGGCGTCTGGGCGTGGTTTGGCGTGCTGGATGAGGTGTCAACCGGCTCGGGTAAAGTGATCCCCAGCTCGCGCGAGCAGGTATTGCAGTCGCTTGACGGCGGGATCCTCACCGAACTGAACGTCCACGAAGGGGATCAGGTGCAGGCCGGGCAGGTGCTGGCGCGGCTTGATCCGACGCGTTCCGAATCGAACGTCGGCGAAAGCGCGGCGCGCTACCGCGCTTCACTGGCCTCCAGCGCGCGCCTGTACGCCGAAGTGAACGATCTCCCGCTGAAGTTTCCCCCTTCGCTGGCAAAATGGCCGGATCTTATTGCCGATGAAACACGACTTTACAACTCCCGCCGCGCACAACTGGATGACACCCAGCGAGAGCTGCGCGCCGCGTTAGACCTGGCGAATAAAGAGCTGGCGATCACCCAACGTCTGGTGAAAACCGGCGCTGCCAGCCACGTAGAGGTGCTACGGTTGCAGCGGCAAAAAAGTGACCTGGAGCTGAAGCTCACCGATGTGCGCTCCCAGTATTACGTTCAGGCCCGCGAGGCGTTATCCAAGGCCAACGCCGAGGTGGATATGGTCTCCGCCATTCTTAAAGGCCGCCAGGACTCCGTCACCCGTCTGACCGTAAAATCCCCGGTGCGCGGGATCGTCAAAAACATCAAGGTCACCACCATCGGCGGCGTGATCCCGCCCAACGGCGAGCTGATGGAGATTGTGCCGGTGGACGATCATCTGCTGATTGAAACCCGCCTCTCGCCGCGCGATATCGCCTTTATCCACCCGAACCAGGAGGCACTGGTGAAGATCACCGCCTACGATTACGCCATTTACGGCGGGCTGCACGGGGTCGTGGAGACGATTTCCCCGGACACTATTCAGGACGAGGCCAAGCCGGAGGTGTTCTATTACCGGGTCTTTATCCGCACCAGCCAGGACTACCTGGTGAATAAAGCGGGCAGGCACTTTTCGATTGTGCCGGGGATGATTGCGACGGTGGACATTAAGACCGGAGAGAAAACGGTGCTGGATTATCTGATTAAGCCGTTTAACAGGGCGAAGGAGGCGCTGAGGGAGCGTTAA
- a CDS encoding HigA family addiction module antidote protein, with protein MTLQQAHRKPTTPGDVLQYEYLEPLNLKISDLAEMLNVHRNTISALVNNNRKLTADMAIKLAKTFDTTIEFWLNLQLNVDIWEAQSNSRTQEELSRIKTVAEVMAKRKSGQPDVA; from the coding sequence ATGACACTTCAACAGGCACACCGCAAACCTACCACGCCGGGCGACGTGTTGCAGTACGAGTATCTTGAACCGCTCAATCTGAAAATCAGCGATCTGGCGGAGATGCTTAATGTACACCGCAATACCATCAGCGCGCTGGTCAATAACAATCGCAAACTTACTGCCGATATGGCGATAAAACTGGCAAAAACCTTTGATACCACTATTGAATTTTGGCTGAACCTACAGCTGAACGTCGATATCTGGGAAGCGCAATCTAACTCCCGGACGCAGGAGGAGTTAAGCCGTATAAAGACCGTTGCGGAAGTCATGGCTAAGCGAAAATCTGGCCAGCCGGATGTTGCCTGA
- a CDS encoding short chain dehydrogenase: MKIVIIGASGTVGRAVTEELSRRHEVIRVGRTQGDYQVDITSQASVQALFEKIGPVDAIVSASGGLYFGPLATMKDSDFNQGLQDKLLGQVRLALTGQHYLNEGGSITLISGIVAHEPIAQGVNATTVNAALEGFVRAAACELPRGIRINLISPTVLTESAEAYDGFFPGFESVPAATVAQVYRRSVEGVQSGRVYKVGY; the protein is encoded by the coding sequence ATGAAAATTGTCATTATTGGTGCCAGCGGTACAGTCGGTCGGGCAGTGACGGAAGAGTTGAGTCGTCGTCACGAGGTTATCCGCGTAGGTCGCACCCAGGGCGACTATCAGGTGGATATCACTTCCCAGGCGAGCGTGCAGGCGCTGTTTGAGAAAATCGGCCCGGTGGATGCCATTGTCTCTGCCAGCGGTGGTTTGTACTTCGGTCCGCTCGCCACGATGAAAGACAGTGATTTCAACCAGGGCCTGCAGGATAAACTGCTCGGACAGGTGCGCCTGGCGCTGACCGGCCAGCATTACCTGAACGAAGGTGGATCAATTACGCTAATCAGCGGAATTGTGGCGCACGAGCCGATTGCGCAGGGGGTGAATGCCACCACGGTAAATGCCGCGCTGGAAGGGTTTGTTCGCGCCGCAGCCTGCGAACTGCCGCGCGGGATCCGCATCAACCTGATTAGCCCAACGGTACTCACCGAATCTGCTGAAGCCTACGATGGTTTCTTCCCGGGCTTTGAAAGCGTGCCCGCCGCGACCGTCGCCCAGGTCTATCGTCGCAGCGTAGAAGGCGTGCAGAGCGGGCGGGTGTATAAGGTGGGTTATTGA